GGCGCCATGCTGCCTGCCGATCCCGGGCGACCAGATCATCGGCCAGCTGCGCCGCGACCAGGGGCTGCTGGTGCACACCAGCGACTGCTCGCAGGCAAAACGCCAGCGCGCCAAGGAACCGGACCGCTGGATCGCCGTGCGCTGGGGCACCGAACTGAACCGCCGCTTCGACTGCCGCATCAAGGTGCTGATCAACAGCGAACGGGGCATCCTCGCCAGAGTAGCCGCCGAAATCGGCGAATCCGACGCCAACATCATCTATGTGGGCATGGACGAAGACAAGGACAACGTCCTCGACCAGCTGCGCTTCACCGTGCAAGTCAAGGACCGCGTCCACCTGGCCGCCCTGCTGCGCAACGTGCGCAGAGTGGCCGGCGTGAACCGCATCCTGCGCGAACGCAATTAATGCTGGGGTCAGACCCGCCGGGTCTGACCCCAGGCTTACGCTTACGGCTGATCTCCACGTTCTGCAATATGCCGCAAAAAATCCTGATCCCCAAGTGCAAACTCGGCATTGATACTGGTGCGCAACTGACTTAACTCTTTCATCGACCAAGCCCGTTGAAAAAGTTCGCGATACGCCACACGTGCCTCAGCAGGACTCGTCCCCAGACGCCAGTACAGCGGATGAGCAGTTACCAAGCTATCATGCTCGCCACGCGCGTTGCAGCGATAGCTGGACCAACGATATTCACCTGGAAAATCAACCATGCCAGCGCGAACCGGATTGAGCTCGATATAACGCTGACAAACCAGTAGGTAAATCTCATCTTGCACCAGACACGACTTGTAACGACCATCCCAGATACTTCCCGTCCGTCCATAGCGCCAATTGAAATATTGCGCGTAACGTTGCGCCAGCGATTTCATCAAACCAGAGACGGTGGCGGGCGTATCCGCTGACAACAGCAAATGCACATGATTAGTCATGTGCACATACGCATGTATTCTGCATGGGTTCGCTTGCAACGCCAGACTCAAATAAGACAGGTATCGCAGGTGATCATTAGCATCAAGAAAGCATGCTTGCCTGTCCGCCCCACGCTGCACCACATGCAAAGGCATGCCAGGCATAAACAAACGCTGGGCGCGGGCCATGGTCGCTCTCCTGTAAAGGAAAGTCCCAGCGTGACAGGCCTACCAAGACTAACCCTGCGTCAGCGCAAACTACCCCTCCCCCGGCGCCGGATATGTCACTTCCAGCAACTCCAGCTCCTGCTCGCCCTGCGGCGTGTTGAGGGTGATCACATCGCCTTCGCGCGCCTTGGTGATGGTGCGCGCCATCGGCGAGATCCAGCTGATCTTGCCGTTCAGCGGGTCGAATTCATCGATGCCGACGATGGTGATCGTGTGCGTTGCGCCGTCGCTGGTGCGATAGGTTACCGTGGCGCCGAAAAACACCTGGTCGTTGCCATGATGCACGCTGGGGTCGACGATGGCGGCCAGGTCCATGCGCTTGGTGAGGAAGCGGATGCGGCGGTCGATTTCGCGCAGCCGGCGCTTGCCATAGATATAGTCGCCATTTTCCGACCGGTCGCCATTCGACGCCGCCCAATGCACGATGCGCACCACTTCCGGACGGTCGACGTCGATCAGCTGCAGCAGCTCTTCCTTGATGCGCTGGTAACCGGCCGGCGTGATGTAGTTCTTGGCGCCGGCGGGAATGGCCAGCGCCAGCGCGGCCGCTTCTTCATCGTCGTCGTTGTCGGATT
Above is a genomic segment from Janthinobacterium sp. 64 containing:
- a CDS encoding transposase, whose product is MARAQRLFMPGMPLHVVQRGADRQACFLDANDHLRYLSYLSLALQANPCRIHAYVHMTNHVHLLLSADTPATVSGLMKSLAQRYAQYFNWRYGRTGSIWDGRYKSCLVQDEIYLLVCQRYIELNPVRAGMVDFPGEYRWSSYRCNARGEHDSLVTAHPLYWRLGTSPAEARVAYRELFQRAWSMKELSQLRTSINAEFALGDQDFLRHIAERGDQP
- the greB gene encoding transcription elongation factor GreB gives rise to the protein MNKAFVKESDNDDDEEAAALALAIPAGAKNYITPAGYQRIKEELLQLIDVDRPEVVRIVHWAASNGDRSENGDYIYGKRRLREIDRRIRFLTKRMDLAAIVDPSVHHGNDQVFFGATVTYRTSDGATHTITIVGIDEFDPLNGKISWISPMARTITKAREGDVITLNTPQGEQELELLEVTYPAPGEG